One Arachis hypogaea cultivar Tifrunner chromosome 18, arahy.Tifrunner.gnm2.J5K5, whole genome shotgun sequence genomic window, aatttttttaccttattttttattttcaactaaacacttaaaaccctaatatgagtcacgaatacctaagttaaaaaatcaaactaagtaaattgaaactttaaaaatcagattaaagctcgaatataacttcaaaacagaactttaacttatgtagtgattaatttaaatgaaaatcaaataaatcaaaattcaacataatttttatcaatgtttttaaattcgaaatttctatatcaaaattaactaggatttttctttaaattaaaaatttaatgaaatagtgactttaattatcttaaccaatgtcctaattaattacttttatgtcttaaaaaatcgtatatgagaagaaaataattaatttgtctactttaataaatagttattttactaaaatgagaaactatttttttaaaatttttaagaactaattaatattatatatattttgttacactatatttaattataaaaattttatttatttctaatacttatattaaaaataaaaaaaattaaattagtgaatcttaatctataatataataataatatagtaattattttatatattgtatgaatataaattaattattttttttatttataaaaatttttaaacgcttgagcttgttttatatatatatatatatatatatatatatattttgatgaatgtgatatatttttttatgtaaataatcttttaaaaaaaatctaatagttaatctattaccttttttgttttagtccaaattaaatattttttattgtttttggaaagaaaatcttttgaggaatttaataatatgtgatgaggaacaccgaataaattgtaccaaaaccaattaaaacacaacataaagacatctttaaaaaaagacgttttaggcgtGTTTATCTGAGTGGCCTCCATTAAACAAAGGCTATGTTAGCCAAATTATTATCCGAGTTGTATGTGTTTGATAAGTATATTTTaggataaaattataaagttaagataaaaaatatatttatatttctgttttttttttttttaatttatcttctaATATAACTCTTTGATGTCACAAGTAGTATAAGTTAGTTACTCCTAGATGCCAGCTCAGCAGTTAGTTGAGTTAGTTAGAAAAGGAGCTAGGAGAATAGCTACTCTATAAGAGAGTTTGTGTATGTGTAATAATAAGGCATGGGAAAGTGACTCATCTTTTAAGCTCTAATAACTCTACCTCAAGAATTCCAAGCTCTGCTTCATTTTCATCTTAATAGTTAATATACATTCATCCTATATGTATCTGCTTGATTCTTTCtatgcattttcatttcttcAATGAGAAGGAACAGTGATTTTAAcaattataaatacaaaaaaatatagtatcagaaatataattatttatatattttttattaatttaaatttttaacaaaaatagtatCATgacataatatcaaaatttttataatttaaaggaTCTTTTTTGGCATATATTTGACACACCtttgattttataatatttatctcaaaataaaacatatacctatttattaaaaaaacagaaaatattttgttaatatatagtagaaaattatatatttaactaggttgcttttctttaattaaaaagtatacattttattataattaatgttacacattttttaaaaaattacataaattttttaaataattgctAAGGAATAATCCGATAGGAACCAGGGTGCCAAAATATTAAAATAGccgttatacttttttttaaacaaCAAACTTCACAAACTCATCGTTCTTTTAGTTATTATTGACAGATATTTCTATCGTATTTAGCGACAAATTTAGTAAACCTGACATAAATTAATTACATATTTTCTATACTAGTGTATTACAAAGTTCAAGTGAACCTTATTATATGGGCTACTAATAATAATCAACTATGTtatgtgtatactaaaattaactattaaaattagttactaatataaaatacatattgaaatataaaatacatattaaaaataagttaaataacacatatatttatatttaaatatatgacaactattttttacaaataattttagtgtataaataacatttttaaataataataacaacgaaaaacagaatttgtaaagagTTTGCTATAACAAACCTAATAACTTGAAATACAATTGTAACTAACTAAGCTTGTTAACCAATCAAACTAGACGAGTAATCATTCAACAATCTTGCAAATAATGTTCGAATAAAGTTATGGCTTATGTGTATAATATAGCTCTAATTAATTAAAACAGCATACCCTTTATTTTAGTAATAGAGTAGAGttattttatctaaaccttttaatgttatttaaattttccCATATAATATATCTCACTTTGTTAAGTGCTTCTTAAGCAGAGCTAAGAAATTTAGATTTACAAACTGGTCTATTTTCCTTGCATCAAATTAAGGCAGCAACAAACAACTTTAATATCTCCAATAAAATTGGTGAAGGAGGCTTTGGCCCTGTTTATAAGGTATTCTCTCCTACTATCCATTATATATCATCGTTGATTATTATGTTCAAAACATTGCACATGTTTAAAAATTACAATAAAGTATGTTTTttgtttctaaaaatttttgaaaaattttaaaaatactccttACATTTAACTTATAAAGTTCATTCCCAATAATTTCGACAAATTTTTCAatcttattcttctattcgttatcaataatttttttttcaatattatgtttttttttttctcatcattGTCAATCACCTCACTCTCTCACCACCATTCTCCTCTTTTCCCATATTCCTCGTCGTCCTCAcaaattaaaaatgattaaaaatatcagAAATAAAATTGATAGAGATTAATGTtagggatttttttaatttaaaaaaaaataatttattctttttctaaATAATGTAGGGTATTTTACCAAATGGCACTATAATAGCAGTCAAACAACTTTCGTCTAAATCAAAGCAAGGAAACCGTGAGTTCATCAATGAGATAGCAATGATCTCAGCATTACAACACCCTTGTCTTGTTAAACTTTATGGATGCTGTGTTGAGGGAGATCAACTATTGTTGGTATATGAATATATGGAAAACAATAGCCTTGCGTATGCATTATTCGGTAAATCATTCCCTAATTatatgcttttttattttttattttcatttttcttaaatGAACAACATATATGcttattttcgttttttttttgttcatttacaaAGGGCCCAAAGAGAatgaattaaaattgaattgGCCAACGAGACAGAAGATTTGTGTTGGTATTGCTAGAGGTTTGGCTTTTCTCCATGAGGAATCAAGATTGAAAATTGTTCATAGGGATATTAAGGCAACTAATGTGTTGCTCGACaaaaatttaaatccaaaaatttctgaTTTTGGTTTAGCCAAACTCCATGAAGAGGATGCTACTCACATTAGTACTCGAATAGCTGGGACATAGTGAGTTACAATTTCTTACTCTCTTCTTTGAatgcataaaaaatatttattatcaaaataaaatgtAGAGTAACAAAGTAATGTTTTTGTTTATCCGCTAAGAAATATATATGTCGACATCTAATTCTTATCATGGTATATTTTAATTATGCAGTGGATATATGGCACCCGAATATGCAATGAATGGTTATTTGACTGATAAAGCAGATGTTTATAGTTTTGGAATTGTTGTCTTGGAACTTATTAGTGGAAAGGCTAATACCATTCATCGATCAAAGGAGGAAGTGTTATATCTTCTTGATTGGGTATGTAAATTACAATCTAGTTCTccattctttactttttttttttgccgtACACGAAAAAATAATTATGCAAGAAAtcatttatacatataaaaatataaaatttcaatGATTATTGTTCTTGTCGCAGGCACATTTGTTGAAAGAGAAAGGCATGCTCATGGAGCTAGTTGATCGAAGGTTAGGTTCAGATTTCAATGAAGAGGAAGTAATGGTGATGATCCAAGTTGCTCTCTTATGCACCAATGCGACTGCAAATCTTAGGCCTTCCATGTCTTCAGTTCTAAGCATGCTTGAAGGCAAAACCATTGTTCCAGAATTTGTTTCAGATCAAAGTGAATTAATGGATGAGATGAAGTTAGAGGCAATGCGACAATATTACtatcaaaaggaagaaaataaaataaatgaggcCAACAATAATGTGTCACATAATGTTGTTGAAGAACAATGGATTGCTTCATCTTCGTCTGACCTCTATCCTATGCACATTGATTCTTCATCATATTATTGGGAGCAAAGAAACTAGCTAATAGAGTGTGTGTAAATTCCATTATACTATTCCATAGAGATCTTACCAATCGAACTTAACCTTCTACAAGACAATTTATGGTGCTATATATTCACACCCAAAAAAAGATGGTAACATATATTATGTTAAGTAGTTTAATCAATCATGTCAATTATTGAATGAGTCTTAATTATCATTTTTACATAAAGATAGATGGACAACTTCATTTAAATAGTCATTACAATTTTATTACGAGgacaaacacttttttttttttaatttttggtttggGATAAAAACTAGATTATCTGTAATGTACCCATCTCAACTATCAAATAAGTTTGTATCCTTAATCCTCACTGTTTTTATATTTGtgttttaaaaacaatttttaaatattatccaCTATAATAAAACAGTTTTATAATTGTGGTGAAAGATTTTAGTAATGATTTTAGACAATTGTTGATAAAAACAtctatgtatttataaaagacaACTAGTGTATGTTTATTTACTTGACAAGTGTATAGCTGGAGTCATTGACACGTgacaaaatgaaaagaaaagtatCAAGTTACAGCTGCTCATATACAATCAGAAAAATAGGGTAAAAAGGTGAATTCACTACACCTACATCTGTACTTTAAAAACATGATAAATGGTTGTAGTGTGTTTGTTTAAAAGGTAGTTTTACCACTGAAAGATTTTGTTATTCTCCAATGAACATTTTCCTTCATAAGCCTTAAATCTTTTGTCATGTGCAACTTGAAACATCATGTCACGGCCCAAAAAGAGTCATGACTAACGCTCAGGAAAATAATCCTATAGCAAGCCTAACATAAtcaaatataagttgaataagtaagttataaatattttacaaattctaaaagaaatagttatatatttttaacaaaaaaattaaaataactaagaatgctTGAATCCTGCCTGTGATATATGGAGCATACATTTCTAGGAATTCGACAAAGAATAAGTTCTCATTGCAGATTGTTATTCTTGAATAGAAAGTCTCACATAGTCAAatatttgttcctgaaaaatatttttagaaaaaaaaaagggtgagttttgcaactcagtgactagacaatacatctataattgACATGAGACTATACAAACATTATCatcaaagtaattttaattagaaaataatagttgattataataagtgaatcaataagggagttctcatacagaaatcaaatcaaaagtccacacttgggcggctccacctctatgggtagccctttcaTCTTGTGTAtcctaacagaataacagatctaacgtgtggcctacacgttaggctagcaacacccctgctagctggagtctgagttagatgcatctaagttaacgtcataaccgtcgttaactacggttttctaatacgagcctcccaaaccaattcaaaacgtataatttcaaatacaacaaatattttatatttcaaaagtACTAGTAATGAAACAGTCAATTTTCAGAATTTTCTAACAGACAATATTCGACATACACTGTGATTGTTACGAAAAAAAATTGGCCAAAAAGGAACAACTTAACACAAAACCCTCAATGTAAGGACtctttaatcaaattaaaatccTTATTGGGCAAACAAAGTAGAATCCGCGACATAGTTGGATACCCAATAAATCCAATGAGGTTATAGAAAATATTGATTCTCCAAATGAAACACAATCAGAAAAAGaaacccccccttttttttttgaaaccatCAGTAGGAAGGAGTAACTAAATACAAAACCCAGCTACTAAATATCACCAGAATTTAAAACTacataacaaaatcaacaatccTATCAGCCAAGATGATCCTGCCAAAAGTACAAAACTAATTTATCTCACTGCCTTTCACtattaaaacaaataaatcaaAGCTCAACAAGCTGTAAAAGGACAGGCTAATAAATTTATTACACTAGAGCACATAGTCTGCAATCATGCAATCACCAGAAGCATATAAAGCATTTGCACCCAATAAGCGATGATAGACTTGAATCAAACATCCATTTGCAACTCAATTCATTTCACAACCattatttaagaaaattataCAGTAACAAAAATAGCTTATTGACAAAAACATTTATGATGCTTGACATTACTTAATAACCAAGGAAACCGTCGGTGTGTCACTACAAAGTAACACAATACAGCTCTCTAAATACGTACAAGAACATAATTGTAAGGGCAAATGCCATAGAGGTAAATAAAAAGATGTACAACAACAACTAAAACTACAAGCTAGGAGCATTTTAAGggaaaaaatgaagaaacaagccaaaTCCACAACAAATTGGgcagagaaaaaagaaaattcatGAGTATGAATAATAGACATAAAAAGGTATTGCATGTACAATAATAGTTTAAACTAGAggaaaggagaaaagaaaaaatataaatagacacAGCATGTGAACAGACAAGCTGAACCCACAAACaaagcaaagcaaaataaacattcaTCCAAAAATTGTCGGGAATGTGCCACTCTAAAAATGGAAACACGGTAATTCTATATATAAAAGAAACAGTCACATAGCACAGATGCAAATTGCATGATAAGCACAACACTTGATAGTTTTGAtaggttaaaaattaattaggtttttaaaaaaatgtaaaaaaaaaaaagaaaaataaataaggcAAAGTCAGTAAACATTTTTATTGAGAGTGTGAATGCAATACTAAACATTTTTACATAAATCTTATAGTGCATACCAGAAAAACTAACTTTTATGTTAAGTGTCACATGTAATGGACCACCAATGAAAAAATATTGAGTAGAAGTTAGAACAGTATGTTGAAAGAGTTGGAACAATTTTCCtagtcaataaaataattaattttcaaggAAAAAAATTCAGATGCTCAAGTGTGTCACAAAATTATTGTTCAGATCACAAGTTTATCATGACAAACTTCAATTTGAAATTATCAAACCCTCATCGTATCAGAGAAACCAAAACATCTATTAATCTGCCATATATAACTACAAATCAGGCATATCATCTCCAATAACAACACAAATAATTAAGAGTGTTCATTACCTCCTTTCAATAGAAATTTTTACAAGATAACAACCAAGATTCACCCAATTATAGTCACGTTAGtcaccaattcaacaacaaataatattattaactccTTTACAGCAGAAACAACCAATATCCTTATggatttctcaaaaaaaaaataattaaccaaaATTATTTACTTGTTTTGTTAGTTACTGTAATAATCACTAATCAAGTGACATGAATCAACAAACAAGTATCTAATCATTGACTAACACTCATAGGTAAGCTATAATTTAACACATTCAAAATAATCATCAAATGCTTCATAATCACCATGATTCACAAGCTCAGCAAGCAAGTCTATAAAACTAGAAATCACCTATAATCTAAGAGATGCATTCACTTAATAACATATAGACAAGAACATCCTACCCTGAGTGAAGCTCAAACATGTTTCCCATACAACCAGTTATACCAAGTATAGAACTTTAGCACTCAATCTGGTTAACATTCAAATGTTAATTTCAACTATAGAAATTTCAATAATCTTGGGCAAACACAAAGCTTTTCTCAAAGAAACTCATGCTACGGACTTAGTTTCTTTAAAATCAATTATCCATCATCCGTATTATAATTAGCAAACttatttaatatttgtttaaCCAGAAACCAAATAAACACATTTCAAATAGATCATAACAATTAAAGATCGAACAAAATCTAAAACAACATAATAATTTAATGTCTTAAGGTAGATAAAAGTGGGGTAAAATATCAATTCATAATATGTATCATTACTCAAAATATTCCATTTTCCATGAAGAAATTCCACAAACTTTAAATCTATTAGAGGATAAGCCGAGATTGGTTACAAAGGGAAGGAAACAAGTGGTAAGAAGTCGCATAAGTCTCATGATAACAATCAGATGACAACAACGACATAAAGGACAAAGATGACAATCCTATAGGCCTTTGATAGTGCCACAATTTGTACAAATAGgcgcgcttctatttatacaattgTAATCCTATCATaggacacttgctccatattacacagattaaacctaagctctgataccactttgtcacGGCCCAAAAAGAGTCATGACCGGCGCTCAGGAAAATAATCCTATAGCAAGCCTAACATAGtcaaatataagttgaataagtaagttataaatattttacaagttctaaaagaaatagttatatatttttaacaaaaaaattaaaataactaagaatgctTGAATCctacctgtgacatatggagcatacaCTTATAAGAATTTGACAAAGAATAAGTATTCATTGCAGATCGTTATTCTTGAATAAAAAGTTTCACATAGTcaaatatttgttcttgaaaaatatttttagaaaaaaaagggtgagttttgcaactcagtgactagacaatacatctataattgACATGAGACTATACAAACATTATCatcaaagtaattttaattagaaaataatagttgattataataagtgaatcaataagggagttctcatacagaaatcaaatcaaaagtccacacttggacggctccacctctatgggtagtcctttcctcttgtgtgtcctaacagaataacagatctaacgtgtggcctacacgttaggctagcaacacccctgctagctggagtctgagttagatgcatctaagttaacgtcataactgTCGTTAACTatggttttctaatacgagcctcccaaaccaattcaaaatgtataatttcaaatacaacaaatattttatctttcaaatttataagatattgaatcaaatcaaatcagataATACTTTCTCATCAGAAATCTTTTTCAATAATACTTTTTCAATCATAAGAGATTTCAAATATATTTCA contains:
- the LOC112772200 gene encoding probable leucine-rich repeat receptor-like serine/threonine-protein kinase At3g14840; this translates as MISALQHPCLVKLYGCCVEGDQLLLVYEYMENNSLAYALFGPKENELKLNWPTRQKICVGIARGLAFLHEESRLKIVHRDIKATNVLLDKNLNPKISDFGLAKLHEEDATHISTRIAGTYGYMAPEYAMNGYLTDKADVYSFGIVVLELISGKANTIHRSKEEVLYLLDWAHLLKEKGMLMELVDRRLGSDFNEEEVMVMIQVALLCTNATANLRPSMSSVLSMLEGKTIVPEFVSDQSELMDEMKLEAMRQYYYQKEENKINEANNNVSHNVVEEQWIASSSSDLYPMHIDSSSYYWEQRN